In a genomic window of Pseudoglutamicibacter albus:
- a CDS encoding F0F1 ATP synthase subunit B, which translates to MDNAVILAAGAANPLLPNWWEVLVTLVGFLVLLIIVGKVATPMFEKTFEERTAAIEGGIQKAEAAQAEAEAAKAEYQQQLQEARTEANRIREEARAEGAQILAEMKAKAAEDAARITEQAQASIQAERVAAQASLRTEVGSLATDLASKIVGEALEDDARSQRVVDRFLADLEAQQQGASN; encoded by the coding sequence ATGGATAACGCAGTGATCCTCGCGGCAGGTGCCGCTAATCCGCTGCTGCCGAACTGGTGGGAGGTGCTCGTCACCCTCGTCGGCTTCCTGGTTCTGCTGATCATCGTCGGCAAGGTAGCGACCCCGATGTTCGAGAAGACCTTCGAGGAGCGCACCGCCGCTATCGAAGGTGGCATCCAGAAGGCTGAGGCCGCACAGGCTGAAGCTGAAGCTGCCAAGGCTGAATACCAGCAGCAACTGCAGGAAGCCCGCACCGAAGCAAACCGCATCCGTGAGGAAGCGCGCGCAGAAGGTGCACAGATCCTTGCTGAGATGAAGGCTAAGGCCGCTGAGGATGCAGCACGCATCACCGAGCAGGCGCAAGCCAGCATCCAGGCAGAGCGTGTTGCAGCACAGGCCTCCCTCCGCACTGAGGTTGGCTCGCTGGCAACCGACCTCGCTTCGAAGATTGTCGGCGAAGCCCTTGAAGATGACGCACGCTCGCAGCGCGTTGTTGACCGCTTCCTGGCTGATCTTGAAGCACAGCAGCAGGGGGCGTCGAACTAA
- the atpE gene encoding ATP synthase F0 subunit C, whose protein sequence is MQISGNLNAIGYGLSAIGGGIGVGLVFAAFIQGVARQPELQNKLQPLAFMGLAFTEALAILGLVFAFVWN, encoded by the coding sequence ATGCAGATCTCCGGAAACCTCAACGCCATCGGCTACGGTCTCTCCGCCATCGGTGGTGGTATTGGCGTGGGCCTCGTGTTCGCTGCCTTCATCCAGGGTGTCGCACGCCAGCCGGAACTCCAGAACAAGCTGCAGCCACTCGCCTTCATGGGCCTGGCGTTCACCGAGGCACTTGCAATTCTGGGTCTCGTCTTCGCGTTCGTCTGGAACTAA
- the atpB gene encoding F0F1 ATP synthase subunit A yields the protein MIALALSTAAGSDGFIPPTIDDLHLPEIIPWGAEYGTGFGKQMLVVLLTVLLLSWFFVAAARKRQMIPGRFQFFGEGFYSFVRNSVGRDMLGEKEFRKYTPLLVALFAFVLVSNLMGAVPFIQLPTTSHVGTAYALAGIVYVYWIYLGFKTHGIGYFKVALMPSGVPWPFYFLVIPIEIVSTFLVRPMTHSLRLFATMLSGHMIVALAGSAMNFMFLKMGEWYGYPLGVLVFIGAVGMFLFEIFIMVLQAYVFALLTAVYIQSSIAEAH from the coding sequence TTGATCGCGCTTGCGCTTTCCACAGCCGCCGGTTCCGACGGTTTCATCCCACCAACCATCGATGACCTCCACCTTCCGGAGATCATCCCGTGGGGCGCCGAATACGGCACCGGGTTCGGCAAGCAGATGCTTGTCGTACTGCTTACTGTTTTGCTCCTCTCGTGGTTCTTTGTCGCTGCAGCACGCAAGCGTCAAATGATTCCAGGCCGCTTCCAGTTCTTCGGTGAAGGGTTCTACTCCTTCGTCCGGAACTCAGTGGGCCGTGACATGCTCGGCGAAAAGGAATTCCGCAAATACACCCCACTTTTGGTGGCGTTGTTTGCATTTGTCCTTGTCAGCAACCTGATGGGCGCTGTGCCCTTCATCCAACTGCCCACCACGTCACACGTCGGTACAGCGTACGCGCTAGCCGGCATCGTGTACGTCTACTGGATCTACCTGGGTTTCAAGACCCACGGGATTGGCTACTTCAAGGTCGCACTCATGCCATCGGGTGTGCCGTGGCCTTTCTATTTCCTTGTGATTCCGATCGAGATCGTTTCGACGTTCTTGGTTCGTCCAATGACGCACTCGCTGCGTCTGTTCGCAACCATGCTTTCGGGTCACATGATCGTTGCGCTTGCTGGCTCAGCGATGAACTTCATGTTCCTGAAGATGGGTGAGTGGTATGGATATCCACTCGGTGTGCTCGTCTTCATCGGTGCAGTAGGTATGTTCCTGTTCGAGATCTTCATCATGGTTCTGCAGGCTTATGTCTTTGCCCTGCTGACCGCGGTGTATATCCAGAGCTCGATCGCGGAAGCCCACTAG
- a CDS encoding MraY family glycosyltransferase, producing the protein MRVYLLLAALAFVVSTTLTPVLRAIGKRTMADIPVRARDVHSEKIPKLGGVSMIVAFLVALAASAQAPFLTGVFIRPDVVAGLVLALIVILVVGVADDLYELRWYYKLLGQLLASFIMAVSGVRLEVLPVGWVQIDSSVWQIGAAMFLMIMMMNAINFVDGLDGLAAGIAAIGASAFFIYCYTLARQVNQYDHANLGALLMAILLGSSLGFLIHNFNPAKIFMGESGAMMIGLVMAVATIVVTADLRALDGERFRNIPAYMPIVLPIAVIALPLVDLFLSVLRRAARGRSPFTADRGHLHHRLIDGGYTHRGAVLLLYLWSAIVAFGAILINRVPAPIILPIWGLLLLGAGILTIHPWIRRKLAHRTEAEHKKLHIRRKGRV; encoded by the coding sequence ATGAGGGTCTATCTTCTGCTCGCGGCTCTAGCGTTCGTGGTGTCTACAACGCTGACTCCGGTTCTGAGGGCCATAGGTAAACGCACTATGGCCGATATCCCGGTCCGTGCCCGTGACGTCCATTCCGAGAAGATCCCTAAGCTCGGTGGCGTGTCCATGATCGTTGCGTTCCTGGTTGCGTTGGCGGCCTCGGCTCAGGCACCGTTTCTGACCGGCGTGTTCATCCGGCCCGATGTGGTGGCGGGCTTGGTTCTGGCGCTCATCGTGATCCTGGTGGTCGGGGTCGCCGATGATCTGTATGAACTGCGGTGGTACTACAAGCTGCTAGGTCAGCTGTTGGCTTCATTCATCATGGCGGTTTCCGGGGTGAGGCTTGAGGTTTTGCCGGTCGGTTGGGTTCAGATCGATTCATCGGTGTGGCAGATCGGTGCGGCGATGTTCCTCATGATCATGATGATGAACGCGATCAACTTTGTTGACGGTCTCGACGGCCTCGCCGCCGGCATCGCAGCGATTGGCGCGAGCGCGTTTTTCATCTACTGCTATACGCTTGCCCGTCAGGTCAATCAGTACGATCACGCGAACCTTGGTGCGCTGCTGATGGCGATCCTGTTGGGTTCATCCCTTGGGTTCTTGATCCATAATTTCAACCCCGCCAAGATTTTCATGGGGGAGTCCGGTGCGATGATGATCGGGCTGGTCATGGCTGTTGCCACGATTGTTGTCACGGCAGACTTGCGTGCCCTTGATGGTGAACGTTTCAGGAACATCCCCGCATATATGCCGATCGTGCTCCCGATCGCGGTGATCGCCTTGCCTTTGGTCGATTTGTTCCTCTCGGTTTTGCGGCGTGCCGCACGCGGACGCTCACCTTTCACAGCAGACCGTGGACACCTGCATCACCGGCTGATCGACGGCGGCTACACGCATCGCGGCGCGGTCTTGTTGCTGTATTTGTGGAGCGCGATCGTCGCGTTCGGCGCCATCCTGATCAACCGGGTCCCCGCACCGATCATCTTGCCGATCTGGGGCCTTCTGTTGCTTGGGGCGGGGATCTTGACGATCCACCCGTGGATCCGTCGCAAGCTCGCCCACCGCACTGAAGCTGAACACAAGAAGCTACATATACGTAGGAAGGGCCGAGTCTAG
- a CDS encoding L-threonylcarbamoyladenylate synthase: protein MSTTYDLTDPEARADGIARATEALGARGLVVMPTDTVYGVAADAFSPQAVATLLAAKGRGRHMPPPVLIPRPETLQGLATDIPEGASAVAEKFWPGALTLILMAQPSLTWDLGETRGTVALRMPDHKDALELLSQTGPLAVSSANRSGMPAAMSAQKAHEMLGDSVAVYLEGAATKEDAAFNEDEPAESELSESAPSESEPAPPSTIVDYTVTPPKVVRAGALSVEQLREADPSILDIDGNPAPNTEPATNTVAEETPEP from the coding sequence GTGAGCACTACATATGATCTGACCGACCCTGAAGCGCGCGCTGACGGTATCGCGCGAGCAACCGAGGCCCTTGGCGCTAGGGGTCTGGTCGTCATGCCCACTGACACCGTCTATGGTGTCGCAGCGGACGCTTTCAGCCCACAAGCTGTCGCGACCCTTCTGGCCGCTAAAGGGCGGGGGCGTCACATGCCACCGCCCGTGCTCATTCCACGCCCCGAGACACTTCAGGGGCTTGCCACGGACATCCCAGAGGGGGCGAGCGCGGTTGCCGAGAAGTTCTGGCCGGGCGCACTGACCCTCATTTTGATGGCGCAACCCTCCCTGACGTGGGACCTCGGAGAGACCCGGGGCACTGTTGCGTTACGGATGCCTGATCACAAGGATGCGCTCGAACTGTTGTCGCAGACCGGCCCGTTGGCGGTCTCAAGCGCTAACCGTTCCGGGATGCCGGCCGCGATGAGCGCGCAGAAGGCACACGAGATGCTGGGGGACTCGGTAGCCGTCTACCTTGAGGGTGCTGCAACGAAAGAAGACGCCGCATTCAACGAGGATGAGCCGGCCGAGTCTGAGCTGTCCGAATCCGCGCCGTCCGAGTCCGAGCCGGCTCCGCCATCGACCATTGTCGACTACACGGTCACACCACCCAAGGTTGTGCGCGCCGGGGCGTTGAGCGTTGAACAGCTGCGTGAGGCGGACCCGAGCATACTCGACATCGACGGAAACCCCGCACCGAACACCGAACCGGCAACAAACACCGTGGCAGAGGAGACGCCCGAACCATGA
- a CDS encoding N5-glutamine methyltransferase family protein: MSLPSDDGRAPSNPGASPPDLSAAPSDLKAALGWASARLAEAGVASPAADAQWIAAHAMGVSRGELMAASLRGAPTPEGFERLVERRAHREPLQHILGTAGFYGLELEVGPGVFVPRPETETLVEQALEILHGLVAREPAPENDVPATYDAQAASRQVRIADWCAGSGAIAAALASHVTEAKGQAPVHIEAVEASGEAASFARRNLARTGVELIEEDVFTHYAAKPGCLDMVCVNPPYVPDATPIRDVETQFFDPHTALYGGGGDGLSIPFALIELAGHTLRPGGVILMEHAEEQGSPLRHAACATGAFNRTQTSTDLTGRDRVTIMWRNEAEAAV, from the coding sequence ATGTCTCTTCCTTCCGATGACGGCCGGGCGCCTTCGAACCCAGGAGCATCGCCTCCAGATTTATCGGCAGCGCCTTCAGATCTAAAGGCTGCGCTCGGGTGGGCGAGTGCCCGTCTTGCTGAGGCGGGGGTTGCCTCACCGGCAGCCGATGCCCAATGGATTGCCGCGCACGCGATGGGTGTTTCGCGCGGTGAGTTGATGGCGGCTTCGCTTCGGGGTGCCCCCACACCAGAGGGGTTCGAGCGCCTTGTTGAGCGGCGGGCACACCGCGAGCCATTGCAGCATATCCTCGGGACTGCCGGTTTCTATGGGCTTGAGCTTGAGGTGGGGCCGGGCGTTTTCGTGCCTCGGCCGGAAACCGAAACGCTCGTTGAACAGGCCTTGGAGATCTTGCACGGGTTGGTGGCGCGTGAACCTGCGCCTGAGAACGATGTGCCAGCTACCTACGATGCACAAGCTGCTTCGCGGCAGGTGCGGATCGCTGACTGGTGCGCAGGTTCCGGGGCGATCGCGGCCGCGCTCGCGTCTCATGTCACAGAAGCGAAGGGGCAGGCGCCTGTTCATATCGAGGCGGTGGAGGCCAGCGGCGAGGCCGCGAGCTTCGCACGCCGGAACCTCGCCAGGACCGGCGTGGAGCTGATCGAGGAAGATGTTTTCACCCATTATGCGGCCAAGCCCGGGTGCTTGGATATGGTGTGCGTGAACCCACCTTATGTTCCCGATGCCACGCCGATCCGTGATGTTGAGACCCAGTTCTTTGACCCTCACACCGCGTTATATGGGGGAGGGGGAGACGGCTTGAGCATCCCGTTCGCTTTGATCGAGCTCGCTGGCCACACCTTGCGACCGGGCGGAGTGATACTGATGGAGCATGCAGAAGAGCAAGGCTCACCCTTGCGGCATGCGGCGTGCGCCACCGGGGCATTCAACCGCACCCAAACGAGCACTGACCTGACGGGCCGGGACCGCGTCACGATCATGTGGCGCAATGAGGCAGAAGCGGCTGTGTAA
- the prfA gene encoding peptide chain release factor 1, which produces MMSETNDPIQAILDEYEQLQTRLSDPDVYSDQGMARKLGRRSAELRPIVETHNKLVQAREDHEAAAEMAELDEEFAAEAKELEAQIPELEEKLRRLLIPRDPNDGRDAILEVKGGEGGEEAALFAGDLLRMYIRYAENRGWKTEMLSATESDLGGYKDAQVAIKGTGSEPAEGVYAALKFEGGVHRVQRVPVTESQGRVHTSAAGVLVFPEVDEPEEIEIHDNDLKIDVYRSSGPGGQSVNTTDSAVRITHLPTGIVVAMQNEKSQIQNRAAAMRVLRSRLLAHQQEQIEAEQADQRRSQVRTMDRSERIRTYNFPENRIADHRTGYKAYNLDAVLDGDLQAVIDSCIEMDEAERLAHVGEGN; this is translated from the coding sequence ATGATGAGTGAAACGAACGATCCGATCCAAGCGATCCTGGACGAATACGAGCAACTACAGACCAGGCTTTCTGATCCGGACGTGTATTCAGATCAGGGGATGGCGCGCAAGCTAGGCCGCCGTTCCGCCGAATTGCGTCCGATCGTGGAGACGCACAACAAGCTGGTGCAGGCGCGTGAAGACCACGAGGCCGCTGCCGAGATGGCAGAACTTGATGAAGAGTTCGCGGCAGAAGCCAAAGAGCTCGAAGCCCAGATCCCGGAGCTTGAAGAGAAGCTGCGTCGTTTGTTGATCCCGCGTGACCCTAACGATGGCCGCGATGCGATCCTCGAAGTCAAAGGCGGTGAAGGCGGTGAGGAAGCCGCGTTGTTCGCTGGAGACTTGTTGCGCATGTACATCCGCTACGCGGAGAACCGCGGCTGGAAGACCGAAATGCTCTCGGCTACCGAATCCGACCTGGGCGGCTATAAGGACGCCCAGGTTGCGATCAAGGGGACCGGCAGCGAACCCGCCGAGGGCGTCTACGCCGCGTTGAAGTTCGAAGGTGGCGTCCACCGGGTCCAGCGTGTTCCTGTCACGGAGTCCCAAGGCCGCGTCCACACGTCGGCCGCTGGCGTCTTGGTGTTCCCGGAAGTCGATGAGCCGGAAGAGATCGAGATCCACGACAACGACCTCAAAATCGACGTCTACCGTTCCTCCGGCCCGGGTGGACAGTCCGTGAACACGACCGACTCTGCGGTGCGCATCACGCACTTGCCGACCGGCATTGTGGTTGCGATGCAGAACGAGAAGTCACAAATCCAGAACCGTGCCGCCGCGATGCGCGTTCTACGCTCGCGTTTGCTCGCCCACCAGCAGGAGCAGATCGAGGCGGAACAGGCTGATCAGCGCCGTTCGCAGGTGCGAACTATGGACCGTTCCGAGCGCATCCGCACCTACAACTTCCCGGAGAACCGCATCGCGGATCACCGCACCGGCTATAAGGCCTACAACCTCGACGCCGTGCTTGATGGCGACCTCCAGGCTGTGATCGACTCCTGCATCGAGATGGATGAAGCCGAGCGCCTCGCCCACGTAGGTGAGGGCAACTAA
- the rho gene encoding transcription termination factor Rho — MSQSTAENTGASVEQTETKAKAPAKKASGGLASLKLAQLQELASQLGITGARRLRKADLVAKIQDHQRGGAVADREAAKKKDEAQKAQKDAQSQARKGAQKKDADKAPADKAGAAEGDSASAKSSDATDKTADAADESSRSGRGRRRRSSSAAAGAPSKNDQHAGEESSAHADDKNRDENKNNSDKNHSHDTNRGGKHESDKHRGDKNNAEKKHRDKNSAEKNNGENDRSENESGEDSSEDSHNEGGRNRRETRNQRNRRNRRGRDRDHNDSNEDSHEDSDDRGSRNQRNRRNRNRDNNNDDSRGNRRERQRNNRRNRGRNQIEVEDTELTEDDVLAPVAGILDVMDNYAFIRTSGYLPGPNDVYVTMKQVRQYNLRKGDAVVGAIRAPREDENNNHSNNGKRNRYTPLIKLATVNGLPADENKDRVNFNKLVPLYPEERLRLEAGAKSVGPRIIDLVAPIGKGQRGLIVSPPKAGKTMILQSIADSIKKNNPEVHLMMVLVDERPEEVTDMQRTVDGEVIASTFDRPAEDHTTVAELAIERAKRLVEQGRDVVVLLDSMTRLGRAYNQAAPASGRILSGGVDAAALYPPKRFFGAARNIENGGSLTILATALVETGSKMDEVIFEEFKGTGNMELRLSRSLAEKRIFPAVDVNASSTRREENLLSPEELKIMWRLRRVLSSLEPQQALELLTTKIKETESNAEFLMVVNRTTLDGK, encoded by the coding sequence GTGTCCCAATCCACCGCCGAGAACACCGGCGCATCTGTTGAGCAGACTGAGACGAAAGCTAAAGCTCCAGCTAAGAAAGCTTCAGGGGGTTTGGCATCGTTGAAGCTCGCTCAGCTTCAGGAATTGGCTTCGCAGCTGGGTATCACCGGCGCTCGTCGCCTCCGTAAGGCTGATTTGGTGGCCAAGATTCAGGACCATCAGCGTGGTGGTGCCGTCGCTGATCGTGAGGCCGCTAAGAAGAAGGATGAAGCTCAGAAGGCCCAGAAAGACGCGCAGAGCCAAGCGCGCAAGGGCGCTCAGAAGAAGGACGCCGACAAGGCTCCGGCTGATAAGGCTGGGGCGGCTGAGGGTGATTCCGCTTCCGCTAAGAGCTCTGACGCAACAGATAAGACCGCCGATGCGGCGGATGAATCTTCACGCTCGGGCCGTGGCCGCCGTCGTCGCTCTTCCTCCGCTGCAGCCGGTGCACCGTCGAAGAACGATCAGCACGCCGGGGAAGAATCCTCTGCGCACGCAGATGATAAGAACCGCGACGAGAACAAGAACAACAGCGATAAAAATCACAGCCACGACACAAACCGTGGCGGCAAGCACGAAAGTGATAAGCACCGCGGCGATAAGAACAACGCTGAGAAGAAGCACCGCGATAAAAACAGCGCTGAGAAGAACAACGGCGAGAACGACCGCTCCGAGAACGAATCCGGTGAGGACTCTTCCGAGGATTCGCACAACGAAGGGGGCCGTAACCGCCGCGAGACCCGTAATCAGCGCAACCGCCGTAACCGGCGTGGGCGCGACCGTGATCACAACGACTCCAATGAGGACTCTCACGAGGACTCGGATGATCGTGGTTCGCGTAACCAGCGCAACCGCCGCAACCGTAATCGTGACAACAACAACGACGATTCGCGTGGTAACCGCCGCGAACGTCAGCGCAACAACCGCCGTAACCGGGGCCGTAACCAGATCGAGGTTGAAGATACCGAGCTGACCGAGGATGATGTGCTCGCACCAGTCGCGGGCATCCTCGATGTGATGGATAACTACGCGTTCATCCGCACGTCCGGTTACTTGCCTGGCCCGAACGACGTCTATGTGACGATGAAGCAGGTTCGCCAGTACAACCTGCGCAAGGGTGACGCTGTTGTTGGTGCGATTCGTGCTCCGCGTGAGGACGAGAACAACAACCACTCCAACAACGGCAAACGTAACCGCTACACGCCGCTGATCAAGCTCGCGACCGTGAACGGTCTTCCGGCTGATGAGAACAAGGACCGAGTGAACTTCAATAAGCTCGTTCCGCTCTACCCGGAAGAGCGTTTGCGTCTTGAAGCCGGCGCTAAGTCGGTTGGTCCGCGCATCATCGACCTTGTTGCCCCGATCGGTAAGGGCCAGCGCGGCCTCATCGTTTCCCCGCCGAAGGCCGGTAAGACGATGATCCTGCAGTCGATCGCTGATTCGATCAAGAAGAACAACCCTGAGGTTCACCTCATGATGGTTCTTGTTGATGAGCGTCCTGAGGAAGTCACCGACATGCAACGCACGGTGGACGGCGAAGTCATCGCTTCCACGTTCGACCGCCCGGCTGAGGATCACACCACTGTTGCAGAGCTAGCGATTGAACGCGCTAAACGCCTCGTTGAGCAGGGCCGCGACGTCGTGGTTCTGCTGGACTCGATGACCCGCTTGGGCCGCGCCTACAACCAGGCCGCCCCGGCATCGGGCCGTATCCTCTCCGGTGGTGTCGATGCTGCAGCGCTCTACCCGCCAAAGCGTTTCTTCGGTGCTGCCCGCAACATCGAAAATGGTGGTTCGCTCACGATTCTTGCGACAGCACTGGTCGAGACCGGGTCCAAGATGGACGAGGTCATCTTCGAAGAGTTCAAGGGTACCGGCAACATGGAGCTGCGTCTCTCACGCAGCCTCGCTGAGAAGCGCATCTTCCCGGCAGTGGACGTCAACGCGTCCTCGACCCGCCGCGAAGAGAACCTGCTCTCGCCTGAGGAATTGAAGATCATGTGGCGTCTGCGCCGGGTGCTCTCAAGCCTCGAACCGCAGCAGGCGCTCGAACTTTTGACGACCAAGATCAAGGAAACCGAATCGAATGCGGAGTTCTTGATGGTGGTCAACCGCACCACGCTGGACGGCAAGTAG
- the thrB gene encoding homoserine kinase — protein MKLVAGRSVTVNVPATSANLGPGYDSLGLALGYGDRLVVRTLAKPGVSVEITGEGTETLPRDESHLVVRTLRRACTDLGVADDVLDCVGLELIAENHIPHGRGQGSSAAAIVSAVFAAAGLLGLDVDRERDVLFQLAAHYEGHPDNVAPAVYGGYTISLAEDAVDASEPVSVDAAREEDSEDHRAVTACGATLTPVAGVEFSTVVARVHPQLTPVVAVPQTTLSTHAARSLLPAVVDHADAAADAGRAALLTYALTKDPRHLMRATRDWLHQRFRAEAMPESARLVRAARAAGCAAVISGAGPTVLVLANGENHADAALEVLKDVTSGGGWDVFMPGLDERGAMVEVHRNAC, from the coding sequence TTGAAGCTGGTTGCTGGCCGTTCCGTGACGGTCAACGTTCCCGCCACGAGCGCGAACCTTGGGCCTGGTTATGACAGTTTGGGTTTGGCGTTAGGTTACGGCGACCGCCTGGTGGTCCGGACGCTCGCCAAACCCGGTGTTTCGGTTGAGATCACCGGCGAGGGCACTGAGACGCTCCCGCGGGATGAATCGCACCTTGTGGTCAGGACTCTGCGCCGTGCATGCACTGACCTTGGGGTGGCCGACGATGTGCTCGATTGTGTGGGCCTTGAGCTGATTGCCGAGAACCATATTCCGCACGGCCGCGGGCAGGGATCTTCGGCCGCGGCGATTGTGAGCGCGGTTTTCGCAGCAGCTGGCCTGTTGGGGCTGGATGTTGACCGGGAACGTGACGTTTTGTTCCAGCTCGCAGCCCACTATGAAGGGCATCCGGATAACGTTGCGCCGGCCGTGTACGGCGGCTACACGATCTCGCTTGCCGAAGACGCGGTGGATGCATCAGAACCGGTGAGCGTGGATGCGGCCCGGGAAGAAGACAGTGAAGACCACAGAGCGGTTACTGCGTGCGGTGCGACGCTGACCCCAGTCGCTGGGGTTGAGTTCTCCACGGTGGTTGCCAGAGTTCATCCGCAATTGACGCCTGTGGTCGCGGTTCCTCAAACCACGTTGTCCACCCACGCCGCCCGTAGCCTGTTGCCGGCGGTCGTGGATCACGCGGATGCCGCCGCGGATGCTGGCCGTGCAGCACTGCTGACATACGCGCTCACGAAGGATCCGCGCCATCTGATGCGGGCCACGCGGGATTGGTTGCATCAACGTTTCCGTGCTGAGGCGATGCCGGAGTCAGCCCGGCTGGTGCGTGCTGCCCGAGCCGCGGGGTGTGCGGCTGTGATCTCGGGCGCCGGTCCAACGGTGTTGGTGCTTGCCAACGGTGAAAACCATGCCGATGCCGCACTTGAGGTTTTGAAAGACGTCACATCGGGAGGCGGCTGGGATGTCTTCATGCCAGGTCTTGACGAACGAGGTGCTATGGTAGAGGTGCATCGGAACGCTTGTTGA
- the thrC gene encoding threonine synthase gives MAHQWRGVIREYADRLPISKDDRIVTLGEGGTPLVYAPALSQETGNDVYLKVEGMNPTGSFKDRGMTMAITAAVNEGAKAVVCASTGNTSASAAAYAKQAGLTCAVLVPDGKIAMGKLSQAIAHGAQIIQIDGNFDNCLDVARKLSESYPVFLVNSVNPNRIEGQKTGAFEVVDFLGDAPDYHLLPVGNAGNITAYWKGYKEYANKAENHHGEVMEPVATKTPIMWGFQAEGAAPIVKGHPILEPETVATAIRIGNPASWKQAEAARDESGGLIDSVTDQEILEAHRWLSSREGVFVEPASASGAAGLLKMHQAGKAPEGKTIVITVTGHGLKDPEWAVKSAPAEEAAPRKLPFDVHTVAEALGLVSSGGATSSGDSAGADGANTGDA, from the coding sequence ATGGCTCACCAGTGGCGCGGGGTCATCCGCGAATACGCTGACCGTCTACCGATCAGTAAAGACGATCGCATTGTCACGCTCGGAGAAGGCGGCACACCGCTGGTGTATGCGCCGGCCTTATCGCAAGAGACGGGCAATGACGTCTACCTCAAGGTTGAGGGCATGAACCCGACTGGTTCCTTCAAGGACCGCGGTATGACGATGGCGATCACGGCCGCAGTGAACGAAGGCGCCAAGGCTGTCGTGTGTGCCTCCACTGGCAACACGTCGGCTTCCGCGGCGGCTTATGCCAAGCAGGCGGGGCTGACGTGCGCGGTCTTGGTTCCAGACGGCAAGATCGCGATGGGTAAGCTCTCCCAGGCGATCGCGCACGGTGCGCAGATCATCCAGATCGACGGCAACTTCGATAACTGCCTCGATGTTGCCCGGAAGCTCTCGGAGTCATATCCGGTGTTCCTCGTCAACTCGGTCAACCCGAACCGCATTGAGGGACAAAAGACGGGTGCTTTCGAGGTGGTCGATTTCTTGGGCGACGCCCCTGACTATCACCTTTTGCCGGTCGGTAACGCCGGCAACATCACCGCGTACTGGAAGGGGTACAAGGAGTACGCGAACAAGGCCGAGAACCACCACGGTGAGGTCATGGAACCGGTCGCGACCAAGACCCCGATCATGTGGGGCTTCCAAGCAGAAGGTGCAGCTCCCATCGTCAAGGGGCACCCAATCCTTGAACCAGAGACCGTTGCGACAGCCATCCGGATCGGTAACCCGGCATCCTGGAAGCAGGCTGAAGCGGCGCGCGACGAGTCTGGCGGCCTGATCGATTCCGTGACCGACCAGGAAATCTTGGAAGCCCACCGCTGGTTGTCTTCACGTGAGGGCGTGTTCGTTGAGCCGGCCTCCGCATCGGGCGCTGCGGGCCTTTTGAAGATGCATCAGGCTGGGAAGGCCCCGGAAGGCAAGACGATCGTGATCACCGTGACCGGCCACGGTTTGAAGGACCCTGAGTGGGCCGTGAAGTCCGCACCTGCTGAGGAAGCCGCCCCGCGCAAGCTGCCGTTCGATGTGCACACGGTCGCTGAAGCACTCGGCTTGGTCTCTTCCGGCGGCGCTACATCTTCAGGTGACTCCGCCGGCGCAGACGGCGCCAACACCGGCGACGCATAG